A single window of Methanoculleus oceani DNA harbors:
- a CDS encoding phosphate uptake regulator PhoU, which translates to MEIRKVQITGGSSYIVSLPKQWIKSANIQKNDPVGLVVQPDGSLLITPKIGGESVQRIRVFEVGAATDRTYLLRLLVGAYISGFTAIRLESKGRLPPFVLQLVREFTQMAIGQEVVGETDSSITIKDLLNPVEMPFDNTIKRMHLLARSMQQDAMAAIRGHDAALAGDIIVRDTEVDRLHWLVARQDNLIMSDATLSRRMGIPVNQAAYYLQVSRIIERIADHATRVAHNALALIDREVEAATLDLMDEASVLALQIFSWSMEAFHTGDTRKANATLQKVRDLEEKTQKIDTRVLRFEAVTAIPMRQVADSIRRIGEYSGDISESVINYTVGQEA; encoded by the coding sequence ATGGAGATCAGAAAAGTTCAGATCACCGGGGGCTCGTCATACATCGTATCCCTGCCGAAACAGTGGATAAAGTCCGCGAACATCCAGAAGAACGACCCCGTAGGGCTGGTTGTGCAGCCCGACGGTTCGCTCCTGATCACCCCGAAGATCGGCGGGGAGTCGGTCCAGCGGATCAGGGTCTTCGAGGTCGGTGCCGCGACGGACCGCACCTACCTGCTTCGCCTCCTCGTCGGAGCGTACATCTCCGGGTTCACGGCCATCCGCCTTGAGTCGAAAGGAAGGCTGCCGCCGTTCGTCCTGCAACTGGTCCGGGAGTTCACGCAGATGGCCATCGGGCAGGAAGTGGTCGGCGAGACGGACTCCTCGATAACGATCAAGGATCTCCTCAACCCCGTGGAGATGCCGTTTGATAACACCATCAAACGGATGCATCTCCTGGCACGGAGCATGCAGCAGGACGCGATGGCCGCGATAAGGGGACACGATGCGGCTCTTGCCGGGGACATCATCGTGCGGGACACGGAAGTGGACCGGCTGCACTGGCTGGTTGCGCGGCAGGATAACCTCATCATGAGCGACGCCACGCTCTCGCGTCGGATGGGCATCCCGGTAAACCAGGCGGCGTACTACCTCCAGGTCAGCAGGATCATCGAGCGGATAGCCGACCACGCCACCCGGGTGGCGCATAACGCCCTCGCCCTGATCGACCGCGAGGTCGAGGCGGCGACGCTCGACCTCATGGACGAGGCGAGCGTGCTTGCCCTGCAGATCTTCTCGTGGAGCATGGAAGCGTTCCATACGGGAGACACCAGGAAGGCAAACGCGACGCTTCAGAAGGTGCGCGACCTTGAGGAGAAGACCCAGAAGATCGATACCCGGGTGCTCCGGTTCGAGGCGGTGACGGCGATCCCGATGAGGCAGGTCGCAGACAGTATCCGGCGGATCGGGGAATATTCCGGCGACATCTCCGAGAGCGTCATCAACTATACCGTCGGGCAGGAAGCCTGA
- a CDS encoding SLC13 family permease has translation MGTLIPLVVLVIVFLLIAVRKIGNVNFRIWQVMLLGALVVLATGSITPLDALASINLDVMLFLFFMFVIGEALAASGYLYHLSFRLFSRAESVRHLIFRILVGAGVLSALLMNDTLAVVGTPLMLYFGRRHGISPKLLLLALAFAVTTGSVASPIGNPQNLLIALSGGIENPFITFPLYLAVPTAISLLLAYVFLCRAFPGELHPAPLVHRKEEICDPALAALARLSLILLVFLIGARVAAVMLVPDLDIRLTWIAVIAAIPVLVGSRRRFEILRRIDWPTLIFFAGLFVLMASVWQSGFFQPLIEESSLDLAAVPVIVVMGVVVSQFVSNVPFVALSLPVLSHLGTSTVGMMALAAGSTIAGNMLILGAASNVIIIQCAERDGETLTFGEFARVGIPLTVAQTAVYVIFLSLIPA, from the coding sequence ATGGGTACACTCATCCCGCTCGTCGTTCTCGTCATCGTCTTCCTCCTGATCGCGGTCCGCAAGATCGGGAACGTCAACTTCCGCATCTGGCAGGTGATGCTCCTCGGCGCGCTCGTGGTCCTCGCGACGGGATCGATCACGCCGCTTGATGCGCTCGCGTCCATCAACCTCGACGTGATGCTCTTCCTCTTCTTCATGTTCGTGATCGGGGAGGCGCTCGCGGCGAGCGGCTACCTTTACCACCTCTCCTTTCGCCTCTTTTCGCGGGCGGAGTCGGTCCGGCACCTGATCTTTCGCATCCTCGTCGGCGCAGGCGTCCTCTCGGCGCTCCTGATGAACGACACGCTCGCTGTCGTCGGCACCCCGCTGATGCTCTATTTCGGCCGGCGGCACGGCATCTCCCCAAAACTCCTGCTCCTGGCGCTTGCATTCGCCGTCACGACGGGAAGCGTCGCAAGCCCCATCGGGAACCCGCAGAACCTTCTCATCGCGCTCTCGGGCGGGATCGAGAACCCGTTCATCACGTTCCCGCTCTACCTCGCCGTCCCGACGGCGATCTCGCTTCTGCTCGCCTATGTCTTCCTCTGCCGGGCGTTTCCGGGCGAACTCCACCCGGCCCCGCTGGTCCACCGCAAGGAGGAGATCTGTGATCCTGCCCTCGCGGCGCTCGCGCGCCTCTCGCTCATCCTGCTTGTCTTCCTGATCGGGGCCAGGGTCGCCGCGGTCATGCTCGTCCCGGATCTCGATATCCGGCTGACCTGGATCGCGGTCATCGCGGCCATACCCGTCCTCGTCGGGAGCAGGCGGCGGTTCGAGATCCTCCGCCGGATCGACTGGCCGACACTGATCTTCTTCGCCGGGCTCTTCGTCCTTATGGCGAGCGTCTGGCAGTCCGGGTTCTTCCAGCCGCTCATCGAAGAGAGTTCGCTCGATCTCGCCGCCGTCCCGGTCATCGTCGTGATGGGCGTCGTCGTCTCCCAGTTCGTCTCGAACGTCCCCTTCGTCGCCCTCTCCCTCCCCGTCCTCTCGCACCTCGGGACGTCCACCGTCGGCATGATGGCGCTTGCGGCCGGCAGCACCATCGCCGGGAACATGCTGATCCTCGGGGCGGCAAGCAACGTCATCATCATCCAGTGCGCGGAGAGGGACGGCGAGACGCTGACGTTTGGCGAGTTCGCGCGGGTCGGCATCCCGCTCACCGTCGCCCAGACGGCGGTGTACGTAATCTTCCTCTCGCTCATCCCGGCATGA
- a CDS encoding Clp1/GlmU family protein → MISIGEGWDDLVAALSGADAPERVYVVGSTDSGKTTLCRYLVDETAARMKTAYVDCDTGQSRLGPPTTEGMVLCPGTTEPCLRFVGSTSPGGHFIQTLTGAKRLVEKAAELGAGATVIDSPGLVTGGVGTEFQLQMIDLLRPTRIAALQRGRELERLLANFARHPGVAVHRIPVSPAAVARTATGRRRYREERFASYFADARSQEILLRGLGLQGRVPDMRYPRGVAGRLVSFNDPDNFVVALGIVEELHPGGRRLGVFAPPFDPGAIASVRFGSIYLDLAAAPGSMESCRP, encoded by the coding sequence TTGATCAGCATCGGAGAGGGCTGGGACGATCTCGTCGCGGCGCTCTCCGGGGCGGATGCCCCGGAGCGCGTCTACGTCGTCGGATCCACGGACAGCGGGAAGACGACGCTCTGCCGCTACCTCGTTGACGAGACGGCAGCGCGCATGAAGACGGCGTATGTCGACTGCGACACCGGACAGTCCCGGCTTGGTCCGCCGACGACCGAGGGGATGGTCCTCTGCCCCGGCACGACGGAGCCCTGCCTCCGGTTCGTCGGCTCGACCTCCCCCGGGGGCCACTTCATCCAGACGCTCACGGGGGCAAAGCGCCTCGTCGAAAAGGCTGCCGAACTCGGGGCGGGCGCCACCGTCATCGACTCGCCCGGGCTCGTCACCGGCGGGGTGGGCACTGAGTTCCAGCTCCAGATGATCGACCTTCTGCGCCCCACCCGGATCGCCGCCCTCCAGCGCGGACGGGAACTGGAGCGGCTGCTCGCTAACTTCGCCCGGCACCCGGGGGTTGCGGTCCACCGGATCCCCGTATCCCCCGCGGCCGTCGCCCGGACCGCAACCGGGCGGCGGCGCTACCGCGAAGAGCGTTTTGCATCCTATTTTGCCGACGCGCGATCGCAGGAGATCCTGCTCCGGGGGCTCGGGCTCCAGGGCCGGGTCCCCGACATGAGGTACCCCCGCGGGGTCGCCGGAAGGCTGGTCTCCTTCAACGACCCCGACAACTTCGTCGTCGCCCTCGGCATCGTCGAAGAACTGCATCCCGGAGGGCGCCGGCTCGGGGTCTTCGCGCCGCCCTTCGACCCGGGGGCCATCGCGTCGGTCAGGTTCGGCTCGATCTACCTGGACCTCGCGGCGGCTCCAGGGTCGATGGAGTCATGCCGGCCCTGA
- a CDS encoding mitochondrial ATPase complex subunit ATP10, whose amino-acid sequence MNKTTALTGPVPAAIGRTFPTLMATSITGRVVTLPDDAGGDVSLIVLVFLESVGPMTDSWSGPFAGAFTENPRVTTYLVTVVGDSLIGRSLADRISQGLAGGVPPEQHDLMLTIPGDIERCRRAYGIDDPSLAYIYLLDGRGIIRWMEKGTATPEGLGTLLNTARTMLEPLLE is encoded by the coding sequence ATGAATAAAACGACAGCACTCACCGGGCCGGTGCCTGCAGCCATAGGCAGGACGTTTCCCACCCTCATGGCCACGTCGATCACCGGCAGGGTCGTCACGCTTCCCGACGACGCGGGAGGCGACGTCTCGCTCATCGTCCTCGTCTTCCTGGAATCCGTCGGTCCGATGACGGATTCCTGGAGCGGTCCCTTCGCCGGGGCGTTCACCGAGAATCCCCGGGTGACGACCTATCTCGTTACGGTCGTCGGCGACAGCCTCATCGGCAGGTCCCTTGCCGACCGCATCAGCCAGGGGCTCGCGGGCGGCGTCCCTCCCGAGCAGCACGACCTGATGCTGACCATCCCGGGGGATATCGAGCGGTGCCGGCGGGCCTACGGGATCGACGACCCGTCGCTCGCCTACATCTACCTCCTGGACGGGCGCGGCATCATCCGCTGGATGGAGAAAGGGACCGCGACACCCGAGGGGCTCGGCACCCTGCTGAACACGGCCCGCACGATGCTCGAACCGCTCCTTGAATGA